Genomic DNA from Sulfolobales archaeon:
AGGATCCCTGGCGGAGGGGAGGTTTGTGAGAGGTCTCAGCGATATAGATCTGCTGGTTGTAGTCAGGGATCTAGATGCTAGCATGGATAGATTCACTATATATGGTGTGGGGGATGTTGATGTAGAGATAACATTTGTTACTGAGGAGGAGCTGAGGGAGGCTGTTAGATCTGGTAGGGAGTTCTATGTAAGCGCTCTTGAAAGGGGGATCACTATATATTCGGAGGAATAATGTTAAATATATAGCGATGGTGTGGATCGATCTGCAGGTCTCGATTATATCGTTATTAGTGTTGATCCTTCTTCATAGTCTCTATAAGCCCTGCTGCTAATATAGGAAGTATTATCGTTGCATCCCCATAGATCACAGCTCTTTTTGCTTGTGGCTTGACCTTACCCCAGCTAATAGCTTCTCTTGGGTGTGCCCCGCTCAGCGATCCGTCCCATTCTACAGCTGTTGTTATATATACAACATAGTCTAGGCCCTCTTTAAACTGGTTCCACCATATTGTGTGGTGCTTGCTAATACCCCCACCTATTATTAGGGCTCCGCTAACCCTTGACCTAAAGATCTTTTCGGCTACTAGATCCATATCGGCGAATAGATCTATTTTGAACCCAGAGATCTTGGATCTAGTGTATAGAGCTGTTCCAAAGGCACCATCAACGATACCAGGCACTATGATTGGAACCTTTCTCCTATATGCAGCACCCAATATAGAGTTGAGATCTTTTGAGAGCTTCTCACCAGCCCTCCAGAGGATCTCGTAGACAGGCCACTCCCTCTTAATAGATATAAGCTCGTCGACAAGCCCATAGGTGAATCTCTCGATAGCAACTCCATAGCCTTGGAGCTCTATATATATGTTTCCAAGCCTGTGAAGCCCCCTTCTATAGAGATCCTCGTCATCCGTCTCGAAGAAGCCCTTGTAATACCCTCCCCCAAGGGATTTAGCTATATCATGATCCACAGCACCGCATGTTGTAACAACAATGTCGAAGAAACCCTCATCTATAAGCTGTGCCAGAACACCCCTCAACCCGGTTGAAACAAGGTTCCCTGTGAATGAGAGGAACCTTAGATCCGATTCCCTCACCATCTCAACAACAACCTCATAGCCTCTATAGAGATGGCCCGCCATAAAACCGTGTATATCTCTATAGAGCTCAATAAGATCCCTAATACCCATAGAAGGAGTAACCCTCCTATCAACAACCCTCTCCAAGGCATAGCACCAAGCCTATTCCCATATAGAGGCTAATAGATAACGTTTCTCCCAATGTGTTCATTCCATTCATTCTATAGTTCTTGGTCTCATCTAGGGGTTCTACCTCGTCCAGAGGGCTCTCCTAGCTCATCCCATGGGTTCATGGGGCTTTGTCGAGCCCAACGGCATGGGGCTCCCATCTAGGTCTAGCCCGCCAGGGCTTGGAGCAGCGCTCCCATCACCCAGACAGGATCTAAATATTATTACTTCTACTCTAAACATCAAAAAGATTTCAGCCCTCAAAACCTGATCTCAGCATATTCCTTAAGAAGATGGGGATATCGATAGATGTGGAGAGCTAATGATTCAAACACTTTAGAGCTAAACTATAAGATCTGATCTTCTTCCCCACCTTAGAGGGGCAGTAAACTCAGTTATAATATTATATAACTTTTAGTTACAACCGCAAGCCTCGCTCTTTAGGGCGGGGAGGAGGTCAGATCTTGTTATTTAGGATGGAATTTTTCATCTCATATCTCATCATATCTCATATGTCTAGCCCTTGGCTCTTGATATGCCGAGGATCATATATATGAAGCCCATAAAATCCGCTGCCTCTCTCGCCACTACATTAGGCATTGATCCTATGTGGCCAGAGGATCTCTCCACCCTTAAATAGCTTGTATATCCATGTTCCCTCAGCCTTGCATGGAATTTCATTGCATGTGCAGGGTGTACTCTGTCGTCGTTCAACCCTGTATAGATATATATCGGTGGGTATCGGGTGTTTGGTCTTATATTGTGATATGGTGAGTATCTAGCTAGATATTCCCTATCACTTGGATCTTCTGGGTCTCCGTATTCCGGTACCCATGCCCTTCCTATATATAGTTTATCGAATCTAAGCATGTCGAGAACTGGATACCCTATAACAGCGGCATCGAATAGATCTGGTCTCATGATGATTGAGGCGCCTACTAGCAATCCGCCGTTGCTCCTACCATGTGCAGCGATCCTGATCCCCTCATACCTCTTCTTAAGATCCTCTGCAACTGCTATGAAATCCATGAACACATTGATCTTCTTCCTACCCATCCCCTCCAAATGCCAGGCCTCTCCATGCTCGGATCCGCCTCTTAGATTGGCAACAACGAGCATCCCTCCATCCTCTATGAAGGGTATTGCCCATGCAAGGTAGCTCGGTGTGAGGGATATGCCGAATCCTCCATAGCCATATAGAATAGCATTCGATGGCCTTGTATTCCTCTTTTTAATGGTGAAATAATGTATCCTCGTCCCATCATATGACCTGGCATATCCATGATCAACCTCGAAGTCGCTGTGGATCCTTGACTCTTTAATCACGCTCACCTCAAGATCTCGGGAGATCTTGATTATTTTAAACCTCTGTGTGAATGAGGTTAGCTCGGCAATGAGCTCTCCCATGAAGGATTGATCCACATATATGTTTATGCTCGAAGGGTTCTCAGGTGTGTAGGAGCCTAGCATATTCCCCTCTAGATCATAGAAGCGGATTTTCTCGTAATACTTATTAGCATCTATATAGACAGAGGCAAGCCTATCTCCAAGTATAGCTGCGGATCCCATGTACTCATTCGATTCTGGGACGATCTCTTGTATATTATTACCAACACATATGATCCTGCCTAGCCCTCCTCGATCATATGCCCTGAGAATGGCACATCTAAGGCCATCTATGTAGTCTATTGGGTGGTAGAGGAAATCCCCACCATAGATCGCCTTCCAGGTCTCGGGTTTCGATAGGTCTCCAAGATATATTGTAGATCTTCTCCAACCGTAGAGAACATTGATCAGCGCCTTCGATCTATTAGAGGAGCTTTTAAGGATTATGAAGTGGGAGGTAGCGATCCCGCTGCCAAAGACAAGCTCATCCCTACCAGACTCCCTGAGAAATACCCTACTACATGGTGGCTGCACACCGTCTGGGCATCTCTCAGATCTATATAGCCTTATATAATAATATTTATCCCTGTTGAGGAAGACAACACTACTAATCGATCCCTCAAGGGTATCGATCAGCTCGCCACTCTCCACATCAATAACTCTTAGAACACCAACATCCCTACCTCCTATTGAGTATTGATAGGCGAGTAAATCCCCCTTATCAGTTATATAATAATTTGTTATGATTGCATCCCTATCTATTGAGCTGGATACAACTAGATCTCTCTCCTCACCATCTCTAAACATTATCTTAATCCTATAGTCTCTAGATCTAGCTATATAGAAATAGCCCTTCGAGGACACCTTGAATAAATAGTATATAGGCTCTTCATAGATCTTGAGAAACCTCTCATATAGCATCTCGCTATACTGTTTAACAAACTCTCTAGCAATTAGATCTTGGGCTTCTATCCATTTAAGCGTTTCAGGACTAGCAAGATCCTCGAGCCATAGATATGGATCATCCAACTAGGCAGCCCATAAAATATACTCCATAAAAGATTAATTATGGCTAAAAGCCTCAATCCTAGGGAAAGTTGGGTAAGAACATCTCAGAATCGAAACCGCTTTAGCTTAAAAGATAAGGCTGTTTCGGATTTAGCGATAAATTTAAATACTTATATTTCTAAGTATTTGGTATTTGATTGGAGAGGCAGTTAAAGATCCTTAGGAGAACTGTTGTTCTTGAGGCTTGGACAATAGGTTTGGTAGAGAAGCAATTAGAGAGATTGAGGATGCATCTAGAACAATGCTTCAAGAAATGCTTGACTATGCTTTAGAGCATAGTGCTTCATAAGAAACATTACATAAAATCTTCTACAATATATCTATCCCCAGATGGGAGGGGTATGGCGTTCCCCTCGACAGAGCCCCATGAGGTGTTGGTGAAGCTGGTGATCCCGCACTAAGGGCTAACCCAAATCGAAGAAATAAAAATATCTAGAAATAATTAAAAATACCGTGAGTGTGGAAACGCTAATGGTTGGTGGCTCTAAGGAGAGGTATGTGCTGATGTGGAGCTTACCCAGAGAATCTATAGAGGAGCTTGCAGAGAACATAGGGGTTGATAAAGGGCTGGCATGGAGACTCACAGGAGGCAATCCAAGAGCATTAATAGATCTCAAAACCCATGGGATCAACAGCTGGATCGAGGATAAGACATCCACGACCCTATATATGATTAAGCGGAACACCGGGGTAGAGAAGAATCCCCAGACAGCGTTGCCGGCAGTAGGGAGATGTTAGAGATATTAGTGAGAGAAAATATACTAATACTGCTACGCCCAAATATATAGAATCTTGGAGATACCTAGGGAGCCGTGGGTGGGGAGGCTCTATGTATATCAAATCCCAATATATCATTAATTATATATTTATATATTAAGAGCAACGGCGGGGAAGAGAAGCGTAGACATATCTTCAAAAGATATAAATAGAAGAGCTAGCCCTATCACCACCTAAAAGGGTGGAACTAGAATACAATCTAGAGATAAAGAGATGCTGATCATAGTTTCTAGGTCTCCCACTTAGCGGCGGAGTGTCGCTGGATAAAAAACATCTATATGAATTGAATAATAGCCAGCATTGAATAAAATGGCCGGCCTTTTTCCTCTGCCTTGTTGGTGTGTGGTTTTCGGTGAGGGATCTATAGGTTGATCCCGAGTTTAAGCTCTTTTGGGGGTCTGTAGAGGAGTCCTAGCTCTTTAAGTACCTCCCTTCCCATCAGAGATCTCTTAACCCCCAGTGTTGTATATACCGAGCACTTTATCTTGGCCTTGCCGAGCTTTATAACTACTTTTGATGTTCTAAGCTCTACCAAGCCTCCTATAGCTGTTTCGCCGGTGGCTTTCATCTCTTCGAAGAGATCTAGGTTGAGATCTAAATATGTCTTAAGAGGTATTAAAACCCCGCCTTGAAAACCCGTATCTATTACCATGTCTACCTCAACGCTCTTTTCCTCTAGAGGGTCACTTATCAAGGCCCTTATGATCGGAAGATAGTTTTTTGCACTATTTTCAAAATAGGTTTTCAATGAAGATCACCATGGTAGTCCGAGCTCGATTACTTTTCTACCTCTTATCGGGAGCTCGAGGATCAGTGCGCGTGTTTTGCATTCTCTTTTAATGGCTCTTGCTACTTCTTCATAGCTGTTGAAGATTCCGAGGAAACGGCCTTCACAGGCAGCTGCATAGCCTTCCCTATCCTCGTTAGCGGATATAGATTGCATAATGGTCTTCATGTTGCTCTTATAGGCCTCC
This window encodes:
- a CDS encoding clan AA aspartic protease, translating into MKTYFENSAKNYLPIIRALISDPLEEKSVEVDMVIDTGFQGGVLIPLKTYLDLNLDLFEEMKATGETAIGGLVELRTSKVVIKLGKAKIKCSVYTTLGVKRSLMGREVLKELGLLYRPPKELKLGINL
- a CDS encoding deoxyhypusine synthase; protein product: MERVVDRRVTPSMGIRDLIELYRDIHGFMAGHLYRGYEVVVEMVRESDLRFLSFTGNLVSTGLRGVLAQLIDEGFFDIVVTTCGAVDHDIAKSLGGGYYKGFFETDDEDLYRRGLHRLGNIYIELQGYGVAIERFTYGLVDELISIKREWPVYEILWRAGEKLSKDLNSILGAAYRRKVPIIVPGIVDGAFGTALYTRSKISGFKIDLFADMDLVAEKIFRSRVSGALIIGGGISKHHTIWWNQFKEGLDYVVYITTAVEWDGSLSGAHPREAISWGKVKPQAKRAVIYGDATIILPILAAGLIETMKKDQH
- a CDS encoding prolyl oligopeptidase family serine peptidase → MDDPYLWLEDLASPETLKWIEAQDLIAREFVKQYSEMLYERFLKIYEEPIYYLFKVSSKGYFYIARSRDYRIKIMFRDGEERDLVVSSSIDRDAIITNYYITDKGDLLAYQYSIGGRDVGVLRVIDVESGELIDTLEGSISSVVFLNRDKYYYIRLYRSERCPDGVQPPCSRVFLRESGRDELVFGSGIATSHFIILKSSSNRSKALINVLYGWRRSTIYLGDLSKPETWKAIYGGDFLYHPIDYIDGLRCAILRAYDRGGLGRIICVGNNIQEIVPESNEYMGSAAILGDRLASVYIDANKYYEKIRFYDLEGNMLGSYTPENPSSINIYVDQSFMGELIAELTSFTQRFKIIKISRDLEVSVIKESRIHSDFEVDHGYARSYDGTRIHYFTIKKRNTRPSNAILYGYGGFGISLTPSYLAWAIPFIEDGGMLVVANLRGGSEHGEAWHLEGMGRKKINVFMDFIAVAEDLKKRYEGIRIAAHGRSNGGLLVGASIIMRPDLFDAAVIGYPVLDMLRFDKLYIGRAWVPEYGDPEDPSDREYLARYSPYHNIRPNTRYPPIYIYTGLNDDRVHPAHAMKFHARLREHGYTSYLRVERSSGHIGSMPNVVAREAADFMGFIYMILGISRAKG